Below is a window of Mucilaginibacter ginkgonis DNA.
GCGCAGGTTACACGGGCGGAGAACTGTTGCGCATTTTGGTAAATCACCCAAATGTCGATATCGCTTTTGTACATAGCAACAGTAACGCAGGTAACCCGGTTTATGAAGTGCATACTGACCTTTTTGGTGATACTGAGATGAAGTTCACCGATGTGCTTAATCTTGATATCGATGTACTCTTTTTATGTGTTGGACACGGCGACGCGCGTAAGTTTTTGGCGGCTAACCCCTTCCCTGCAAGTGTTAAAGTCATTGATCTGAGCCAGGATTTCCGCCACGCGGCAAAATCAGATATTGGATATGAAGACACTGAGCATGCAGGTCGGAAGTTTCTATATGGTTTGCCTGAACTAAACCGTGAGGCAACTAAGTCAGCTGAAAACATTGCCAACCCGGGCTGTTTCGCAACTTGTTTGCAATTGGGTCTGTTGCCTTTGGCCTCGAAAGGGTTGTTGAATAGCGAAATTCATATCACCGCGACAACAGGCTCAACCGGTGCCGGACAAAGCTTAGCTCCAACGTCGCACTTTACCTGGCGCAACGATAACCTATCTGTTTATAAAGCATTTGAACATCAGCATTTAACAGAGATAACCGAGTCGCTCGTACAGTTGCAGAATGGTTTTGACCAGACAATAAACTTCGTCCCTTATCGCGGCGATTTTACCCGGGGGATAATTGCATCAATATATTTAGACAGCGATCTGTTCGCGGAAGATGCATTGAAACTATTTGAAGAGTTTTACGCAAGCCATCCGTTTACGCATGTGACGAGCCGTAACATAGACTTAAAACAAGTTGTAAATACTAACAAATGCTTTTTGCAAGTACAGAAAAAAGGTAGCAAACTATTCATCATCAGTATAATGGATAACTTGCTCAAAGGCGCATCGGGCCAGGCGGTGCAGAACATGAATTTAATATTCGGACTTGAAGAAACAGCGGGACTAAGGTTAAAAGCTGCTGCTTTTTAGGGAGGCTAAATCTCCCGGCGATTGAAACTATAGAAAAGTTGTCATACTGAGCGCTAGCGAAGTATCTTATTCAGTATTGCTGTAACGCATAATCCCGATAGCTATCGGGATTCACTACGTTCAGGATGACAATAATAATAAAGAAATTAAAAATGAACTTATTTGGCGTTTATCCTATTAACCCTATCGAAATTGTAAAGGGTGTTGGCAGTTTAGTATATGACGCGCAGGAAACTGAGTATCTTGATCTTTATGGCGGCCATGCCGTTATATCAATCGGACATACTAACCCACGGTACGTTAACCGCTTGGAGGATCAACTGCATAAGATAGGTTTCTACTCAAATTCGATTGAAATACCCTTACAGAAACAATTGGCAGAAAAACTGGGTAAGGTATCCGGTAAAACCGACTATCAACTATTCTTATGTAATTCGGGAGCCGAAGCGAATGAGAACGCGCTAAAACTGGCATCATTTTATAATGGCAAGAAGAAA
It encodes the following:
- the argC gene encoding N-acetyl-gamma-glutamyl-phosphate reductase is translated as MEIPTVLVALPGGEKIKAGIIGGAGYTGGELLRILVNHPNVDIAFVHSNSNAGNPVYEVHTDLFGDTEMKFTDVLNLDIDVLFLCVGHGDARKFLAANPFPASVKVIDLSQDFRHAAKSDIGYEDTEHAGRKFLYGLPELNREATKSAENIANPGCFATCLQLGLLPLASKGLLNSEIHITATTGSTGAGQSLAPTSHFTWRNDNLSVYKAFEHQHLTEITESLVQLQNGFDQTINFVPYRGDFTRGIIASIYLDSDLFAEDALKLFEEFYASHPFTHVTSRNIDLKQVVNTNKCFLQVQKKGSKLFIISIMDNLLKGASGQAVQNMNLIFGLEETAGLRLKAAAF